Part of the Metarhizium brunneum chromosome 6, complete sequence genome is shown below.
GTCAACATAACGGGAAGTGTAGTTGCGGAAACTTGATATAAATAGCAGGCTTAATTATGGCTGAGGAAGATTTATTGCCATAATTACTCACGGAAAAACCGTAAACCTTGAGGTACTAGGGACATTGATAAGTGCCGGGTAGGTGGTGCAGTTGGCGTGGGTGGAGGAGAGAAATACCATGGGAAGAGAGCAGGAGACTACATGAAAGGAGGCGTGGGGTAAAACCTTTTTTTGAATTTTGTTTGCTTGTACGAGGTTTCGAGTTGAGGGAATAGATTTTTGGTCGTGCACCGGCAAGACAGTAAACTTAGTTAATAGATGGATTTATAGTGTGCACGGGGTAACTATTTCAGGGCAACTCCCAATAGCTGTGTCTGTTTTCATTAGCACCGACCAAATGTCAGGGTGGAGTAATGTCTTtaagaagaagggcaaagaTCCATTATATTTCTCACGACTGCTTTTGTTAATACATAATATATAGTACGTGTAATTACGCGGTCAGTCCCTCGCGGTTTCTGCGCAACTCTCCAAATCAAGGTCCAAATGTCAATAGCAATGCTAAGCCAAGAACCGCAAACCCACAGCAACACGTTCCCACGTTCCAAGTTCCACGCTCCACGCTCCACGAAGCATCGATGCATCAGAGTGACACAAAATGCCCACGTTCCCACAGGCCAGTCCCGTCCAGGGTCGGCCCCACCAACGCCGAACCTCTTATCCATCTATCTGCCCCTCCATCCACGACCCCtccaacatcatcaccatcttttttcttcccccCGTCAGTCCCCCCATCTCTGCCTCCCATGGCGCCCAAGACGTCCTTCATAGCCCTCGGGTGCGAAGGCTCCGCCAACaagctcggcatcggcatcatcCAGCACACGCCCACGGGCACCACGATCCTCGCCAACCTGCGGCACACGTTCGTGCCCCCCCCGGGACAGGGCTTCCTGCCCAAGGACACGGCGCACCACCACCGCGCGCACTTTGCCCGACTCGCCCGCGCGGCCctctccgccgccggcatcaccCCCCACGACGTCGACTGCATCTGCTTCACCCAGGGCCCCGGCATGGGCGCGCCCCTGACctccgtcgccgtcggcgcccgCGCCCTGTCGCTCCTCTGGCGCCGGCCcctcgtcggcgtcaacCACTGCGTCGGCCACATCGAGATGGGGCGGCACATCaccggcgccgccgacccCGTCGTGCTCTACGTCTCCGGCGGCAACAGCCAGGTCATCGCCTACGCGGAGCGGCGCTACCGCATCTTCGGCGAGACGCTCGACATCGCCGTCGGCAACTGCCTCGACCGCTTCGCCCGCACCCTCGCCATCAGCAACGACCCGGCCCCCGGCTACAACATTGAGCAGATGGCCAAGCGCGGCCGCAGGCTGCTCGACCTGCCCTACACCGTCAAGGGCATGGACTGCTCCTTCTCCGGCATCCTGGCCAgcgtcgacgccctcgccgcccagaTGAGGGCCGACGGGGACCGCGCCCAGTACACCCCCGAGGACCTGTGCTTCAGCCTGCAGGAGACCGTCTTTGCCATGCTGGTCGAGATTACCGAGCGCGCCATGGCCCACGTCGGCAGCAGCCAGGTCCTCAttgtcggcggcgtcggctGCAACGAGAGGCTgcaggagatgatgggcCTGATGGCGACGGAGAGGGGGGGCAGCGTCTACGCCACCGACGAGAGGTTTTGCATcgacaacggcatcatgATTGCCCAGGCCGGCTTATTGGCCTACAAGACGGGATATACAACGCCCCTGGAGGAGAGCATCTGCACACAGAGGTTCCGGACCGACGAGGTCCATGTCGAGTGGAGGGACTGATGTACCACATGTAAAAAACGAATAAAATGCGGGACGTGACCAGGGCACTTCTgcgccgtcggcggcaagTCGGGGGACACATGTGTGCAGCGAGTGCTACCAGGTACGTCTTCATCATAACATTGAGCCGAGTCGCCTGATCCCCGCGGCCAACATGTGTCGTCTATCGACTAATAGTTGTAGTAGTGATTAGTGCCTTCGTACATTCCCATCCACAAGCAAATTTTCAAGTGTCCCGTTTCGCCATACTGAATATAAACAAGAATTCTACTGCGCCAATTTTTGCAACACAACCATCCATCAATAGACACCAACATTAACCTTCATCCGTTGAGGTGGGCTTGTACATTATCGTCGTGACATACTGAGGACATGTTAGCTTTCCAACGAGGGCACGGGTGGCCGACTTTGAATACATACCTTGTTGTGATACCGCGTAGTTGCTGATACAGCAAGAACATTgttcttgatgctgctcGTCGCCAGGTGGTTGAGGACCGTGTGGTTCGGCATGTTCAACACCGAGTTGTCGTCCTTCATCAGTGTGGCCGCGTTGAGAATGGGCTTGCCCAGGAACCCCGGCAAGCTAGGAGGCGTGGGCAATTTCTCAATAGCACCGATAGCGTTTCTATAGGCAGAAGATTCTTCGGGCTGATCAAAGTCTATCAGATATTGAGGAATCTGGCTGACATATGTTTCTGGCGCCGAAACAGGCTTGCCTTTTGGCTTGGCAGGTTCTTTGGGTTCTGACCCGACTTGGGGTGCAGAATCATCCACCTCGACCTCAGTCTTGGATACGGTAGAGCCTTGCTGCGGCTCCACAAGCGCATCGTCAGGGTTGACCTCGATGTAGTTGACCAGGTTGTTTCCGAAATCGACGGTTGTTGGCAAGTCTGGCGATGTCTGCATAATCCCATCCGCCAGAAAACGCAAATGATGCGTGCCCGGAAGAATGTACACCGTGGTGGCAAAATGGTCGGGCTTTCCTTCACTGTAAATGTCGCGTGTTAGCAAAGCTCGCTCTTCAGAGCACCATGCTATCTGGGATGTGGGCAAAGAAAGATACTCACACAGGATGCAGACGCTGCTTCCGGTTCCATTGGAAAATGGTGCCCGTCACATAGatcttgtcgccgccgcgctTCCATTCAATCTTTGTGGGAACAACTGGTCTAGTTTTGTCAACCCTCAGCTCCTCAAActcttcgtcgtcgaccGTGGTCGCACTGACGGCGGAGCTCTTCCGCGTCAAACCATCAGACGATTCACCAAGCTCAACATCTGGAAGTCCCTCGTCCGGGGCTAGAATCGGCGAACCGGGCGTGTGAACCTCTTCCTCGATCGGTAGCGGCAACCGAGGCGGACCCCGTAGATACATGTCCGTGAGGCTGTTGTTGGACACGAGGTATGGATCAATGCCGCCCCTTTGCGCGGCGGAAATGTGAGATTCTTTGTGAGAACGTAGTGAGCTTGATTCGGTGGGAACATCGACAGGTTTCGTTGGTTCGTCTCGAACGGGCCGAGCTTCTGTCGGCTTGGAAGGAGTTGATATATTACTGTGAGGGGAGCCGCTCAGGGAAGAAACAGCGGTGCTGGGCAAGCTCTTTGGTCGGTTGACCGTGGTCGAGCCTGTGGCTTGGGCAAGAGACGGCTCTGGGGGCGCGGCAGAGCTATGTGCTGCGTGCGACGTGGTGTGGTTCCGGGCTTCCTTGCGATGAGGCAGcaggtgatggtgatgatggccatggccttcggcaggcgtcgacgtcgtgccTGATGAGCTCGCCGAATCATTTGGCGGGGCGCCAGGGGAGCCCGACGAGCCCGACTTGGCGGCGGTGGAATGGTTATTGCCCATGGCCACGTCttggggaagggggggggaagaCCCGATCAGCGGACCACGAAGCGAGATGAGCAGGGAATAAGATGAGGTGCGAAACGTCGCGTGACGACGCAGGTTCCCAGGTATTGGGCAGTTGGAGAGGGCGGTGCTGTGGTTAGATGCCGGGCCAAGGTGCGTTGCGATGATGGCAGATGGCCAAACCGCACCCTGCAGGCTGACGGGCGTCAGACTTGTGTTGGGGCCTGGCACTGCCTGCGAAGACAGGGAGGCGATGCAAGCGTGCCAATTCGACGTCGGGCGATGGTTTCTTGGGTCGAATGCTATGCTGTGATACTCGGGCGGCGAGGCGAGGTAGGAGGAAAGGAAGCAAGTTCGGGAAGTCTGGCTTTCCTGAAGCTGGTGCGGTCGCGGGGAAATGCGGGAAGGTGGGCTGTCTCGCTCTTGCCTTTGCCTGTTTGCCATGCGCCAGTTCAATAGTCGATGGACATGCATTTCGCTACAAGGCACCTGCCTTTTGGCGGGGTTACCGGCCCGCTTTCCTCCTTGGAGCAGATCAGGACATGAACGGTGGGAAGCTGCGTCCGAGTTTCTCATTCGACTGGCACCTGCCATTTTTCTTGCCATGCATCCGGGCGTCGGGAAAACAGAGACGGCTTCGAAGAATGTCGAGATGCTTTGCCAATACCATTTGTGATGACTGCACTGCGATATTGCTGCTCTTGTGTGGAGTTCAAACCTGGCCATGTGGACTCCCGGCTCTTAGGTGGCTCGTCCACTCACCAAGTCAGTGACATTGAATATGTAAAATCTCCGGCCAAGATGTGCAACTCAACCCACGGACTCCATGAACACTAAAACATTACAGTCCCTAATAATACGATGCCAATTAGCTAAGATGATTTTTTGAATCGAATTGATTCGAATTCTGGCATAAAGTATGGTATAATGGATATAATTGGGCGGTTTACCTAACCAACCAGAGACAAAACTGCCGACTATGCGAATCCTGAAATGCAATGAAGCCAATTCCACTAATTTATTTTCACTGAAATATACTACCAAGGGCTTCCCCGGAGAGCCATAAGGGATCAATCAACAACTAGGACTATAAGCCGTAGCAACCTGAAAAAGCAATGGCATGAGATTGCCGCTCTGCTCATGCCAACACGCGTTTCCCTCGAAGTAAGTCGAGACAATCAGCTGCGGACTACGGACAAGGAGGGCTCACCAGTGTACCACAACGCCAGTAAATTACAAGACGATGATAATTCAACAGGTAGTAAAAGGCGAAGGGGGTTGTAAATGATTTTGaaacaaggaaaaaaggCAGTCATCTTGTTTGACTGATGACTAGCACATAGATCAGATGGAATTCTAGGTGAATGGCTTCGTCTTGCCTGGTACATGCAAAGCCCACGGCTCAGGACAAGACGCAGGCAAAGAGGTTATCAATAAGATGTTTGGTGTCGTATGATGGAATAAGAATCATGTCCTTTGAGGGTGACGTGTTTCGCCATGTAACCGCGTAGACTACTCCCCTGCCGGCTTCCGGGCGGCTACTTGTTCGTAAAAGGACACACTTGTAAGCTAGATGCCGGAGAACCGGGATATTCAGCCAAGGGCCGCTGTTGCTGCATCGTGTTGCTCCATGTACCATGTCCCCAAATACGCCTGAAACCATGTCGATCGATCCGCCCAGACGTTGCCAAAAGTCCGCGACTCCGCAACTCGGTCGGGATGATAACGTCAAGCTCACCAGCGCATCGCGCACGGTACCCCCCCTTCAAAGACTAGATAAAACGACTGGCAGATAAAGCACACTGAGCATTCGCCTCCCGTCATTGGTAGCAGACTGCCTCGGATGAGCGATGGCGTGCAAGCCACGCCCGGTCGCGCCATGGACCGCAGCATTGCCCAAATAGGAAATCCAGCCAAAACACGCCTTGCGAGTTGCAACGACGACACTCCCCCTTTATTAATGCAAGCCAGCAGGCCAATTGCGCCATGGATACATGACGAATCCGTCTGATACATCTGGCATGCTCGGGTGCGTCCCAAACGACACGAGGCAGCGCTTCTGCTCCGTGGAAGCAATGGCGGCATCCATCAACGCCTGTATATACAATGTGAGACTTGCCCGAGACCTCCCTCTGCCGAGAGCAGGgcgagagaagagaagaaacaCGAGCCTGCACCTTCTTTGCTGCCCTTTCTGAAAGAGgaaacaaataaaaaaaagaaaagaaaagaaaagaaaagaaacacaGTCGTGCCGTCCAGAATGGCAGACAACCACGAGCAGCGGCCGCTCCTGGCCGACGCAGCGAGCACATACACATACGCCCCCTtgaccgacgacgacgaggccgccgtcacGGCCAAGGACCAGCCCTCGCgctccgtcgacgacgacgtgctCCCCGAGACGTCGGCGCTGGGCCGCACCCTCTCCTGGACGAGCTCCTACATGCTCGTCATGTCGCGCGTCATCGGCAGCGGCATCTTCGCCACGCCCGGCACCATCTTCCAGGCCGCAGGCAGCCCGGGCCTGTCGCTGCTCCTCTGGGCCGTGGGCGCGCTCGTGGCCGCGGCCgggctcgccgtcgccctcgagTACGGCTGCATGCTGCCGCGGTCCGGCGGCCAAAAGGTCTACCTCGAGTTCACGTACCGGCACCCGCGGTTCCTGGCGTCGACgctcgtcgccgtcaacgccgtgcTGCTGGGCTTCACGGCCAGCAACTGCGTCATCTTCAGCCGCTACGTGCTCTTCGCCGCGGGccgcgacgacgccggcgacgggGCGAGGAAGGCCCTGGCCGCCGGGCTGCTGAgcgccgtcaccgccgtGCACGCCGTCGCGCCCCGGCTCGGCGTGCGCCTGCAGGACGCCCTGGGCTGGGCCAAGATGGGCATCGTCGGCTTCATGGTGCTCTGCGGGGTTTATGCCGTGGCGCTCCGGCCGGCTTACACGGGgccggggacggggacggggccgggcggcgccgccgacgcgcTGCTGTCGTGGGAGACGCTGTGGCACGGCAGCAACTGGAGCTGGGGCGTCGCGTGTACCGCCCTGTTCAAGGTCTTCTACTCGTACGCCGGGCTGGACAACGTGAGCAACGTGCTCAACGAGGTGAGGGACCCCGTGCGGACGCTGCGCTCCGTCACGCTGACCGCGCTGGTCACCTCGTGCGCGCTGTATATGCTCGTCAACGTGGCCTACTTTTTGGTGGTGCCGCTCGACGACATCCGGGGCAGCGGCGAGCTCGTGGCCGCCCTGTTCTTTGAGCGCATCTTTGGACAGGACGTCGGCAGAAAGGTGCTGCCCCTGGCCGTTGCCCTGTCGGCAGTCGGCAACGTCTTGGTCGTGGCGTTTGCAATGGTGAGAACAAGAGCTTTCCCCAGAACCCCTTCTCCCACACCGACACTGACACTTACACGGTTCACTTGGCTGACTGCTTCGCAAAAAGGCGCGCCTCAAGCAAGAGATTGCGAGGCAGGGCTTCCTTCCCTTCTCCGACGTCCTGTCGTCCACCAAGCCCTTCAACTCGCCTCTTGGTGGTCTGCTGGTCAACTACGTACCCTCTCtgctcgtcatcgtcttgcCCCCCTCGAGTGAAGTCTACTCCTTCATTCTCGAGGTGGAAGGGTACACGGGGCAGATCTTTGGCCTAGCTACGGGCCTGgggctgctgtggctgcgATACAAGCGACCGAATCTGAAGCGGCCGTTTAAAGCATGGATGTCGGCAGTGGTGTTGAGGTTGTTGCTGGGCGTTGGCCTGCTTGCCGCGCCATTCTTCCCGCCGGCCGACAAGTACAAGGGCGGTTTGTTCTACGCTACGTATGCCATTGTAGGAGTGAGCACGTAAGTTGGCCACCAGACTTGTTGTTTTTGAATTCACGTGAAAGCTAATAATGAACCTAGCATCGTGGGAAGCATTGCGTATTGGTATGTTTGGACGGTTGCTGTCCCCAGATGGAGGGGATATAGATTGGAAGAGGAGACAACAATACTTACGGACGGGACATCGGTTACAAAACTAGTTCATAAACGTAAATGAGGAATAGTACGAGCTAGACGAGAAGCGGCAGTAGAAGCAATTTGCTATAAATGAATCGAATATGTACAAAACACTTGCAAGTACAACACGTCCAGACCCCAGAGTATCCTATCCCATCACCAGATCGAGAATTTGCTTCCCACCACCCGAACAAAACGACTACTATGTACAACACTCCGTGGACTACCCACCCGATTCTCGAATCGGCATAACAGTGATTGGCCACGAGTGACGCGATCTGTAACCATGCCACCTACTCCGCACGGATTTGAAATCATCCTGCGCTCCGCCTAGCCGCCATCAGCACGAACCGATCCTCCGCCCTTTGGGGAATGCCCGAACCGCCTGTTTCCATCGGCCGTGATTATGAATCCCGGCGTGAATAACACCGCGGCGCCGGATTGCGTGCTAACATCATGGCCCCTGGATCCCTATATAAACAAacctcccccccctccccgaAACGAAAAACATCAGTCCACCATGTGAAATAACCCACGTCCCTAGTCCAAGTATAACACCATCTCATCCGAGACAAAAGACAAAACTCTCCATCCAGTAACAATAcctgcaccaccagcatGGCCGCGGCAGCTGTACAAACTCCCCTCGTCCtcagcaccaacaccacGCCCCAAGTCCTCCAACGGGCACGGGAGCGCTCCGTCCCCAAGCACGACGTGACAACCACCCTCAAGTACCACAAGGACAACGAGGACGGCTCACCGCCTCACCCAAGCTACGCCGGCCGCGCCGAGACGTTCGAGCGGCCCTTTGAGCCGCACCAGGTCACGGTCAGGGACATTGCCGGCGAGGAAGCCAACTACACGCTCGACCGCAACGGGTTCCAGGTCCACAGCCATATCGCCACCGAAAAGGCCTTTGCAGACGACGACCAGATCAAGAGCAGCTACTACCCCGAGACGGAGCAGCTCCTCAAAGACGTGTACGCCCACCTAACACCCCCTATTCGCCCGCAGAGCTAACCCCGTCCACAGAACAGGAGCCAGCAAAGTCTTCATCTTCGACCACACCATCCGCCGGCAGCCGCCGGGCGCCACGGCCGACCGGGCCCTCCGCGGCCCCGTGCAGCGCGTCCACATCGACCAGTCGTACTCGGCGGCCCTGTCCCGGGTGCCGCACCACCTCCCCGGCGAGGCGGAGCGCCTGCTCCGGGGCCGCGTGCAAATCATCAACGTCTGGCGGCCCATCAGCACGATTGAGCGCGACCCGCTGGCCGTCGCTGAGGCCACCTCCGTCTCGGACGCGGACCTCGTCGTCACGGAGCTGATTTACCCCAACAGGCGGGGGGAGACGTACGCCGTCCGGCACAGCCCCGGACACAGGTGGTTCTACAGGTCGGGCCTCGAGCCCGGCCAGGTGCTGCTGATCAAGTGCTTCGACAGCAAGACGGAcgggagggcgaggagggtCCCGCACACGGCGTTTGAGGATGCCGCCGCGCGGGAGGACGCGCCTGCCAGGGAGAGCATCGAGGTGCGGGCCTTGGTGTTTCACGAGCACGATACCGACTGATGGGTTGATTGAAGGGGGAGCCCTTTGAACAACGGTGCCAGCTTGTGGCGTGTTTTCGTGGACGGGGGAATTTCCTTGGTCGGGGAGACTGTGTTATTTGGACGATGGGCCGAGTGTAGTTTCTAAATTGTATAGTGACATCAGTATTGGTGCGAGTATAACATGCCAAGTTGCCTTTTTTGCTTCCTCTGATTGCACCGCCACGTATCTTTGAAGAGCCGAGGAAAGTCGAGTCCGAGAATGTCCCAAGTGATGCATGTATATGATCCCGCTAGAGCCGTCTGAACAACCCTGGTATATACTCGGACCGGCCTCTT
Proteins encoded:
- the KAE1 gene encoding tRNA N6-adenosine threonylcarbamoyltransferase, which codes for MAPKTSFIALGCEGSANKLGIGIIQHTPTGTTILANLRHTFVPPPGQGFLPKDTAHHHRAHFARLARAALSAAGITPHDVDCICFTQGPGMGAPLTSVAVGARALSLLWRRPLVGVNHCVGHIEMGRHITGAADPVVLYVSGGNSQVIAYAERRYRIFGETLDIAVGNCLDRFARTLAISNDPAPGYNIEQMAKRGRRLLDLPYTVKGMDCSFSGILASVDALAAQMRADGDRAQYTPEDLCFSLQETVFAMLVEITERAMAHVGSSQVLIVGGVGCNERLQEMMGLMATERGGSVYATDERFCIDNGIMIAQAGLLAYKTGYTTPLEESICTQRFRTDEVHVEWRD
- the amk2 gene encoding 5'-AMP-activated protein kinase subunit beta yields the protein MGNNHSTAAKSGSSGSPGAPPNDSASSSGTTSTPAEGHGHHHHHLLPHRKEARNHTTSHAAHSSAAPPEPSLAQATGSTTVNRPKSLPSTAVSSLSGSPHSNISTPSKPTEARPVRDEPTKPVDVPTESSSLRSHKESHISAAQRGGIDPYLVSNNSLTDMYLRGPPRLPLPIEEEVHTPGSPILAPDEGLPDVELGESSDGLTRKSSAVSATTVDDEEFEELRVDKTRPVVPTKIEWKRGGDKIYVTGTIFQWNRKQRLHPVEGKPDHFATTVYILPGTHHLRFLADGIMQTSPDLPTTVDFGNNLVNYIEVNPDDALVEPQQGSTVSKTEVEVDDSAPQVGSEPKEPAKPKGKPVSAPETYVSQIPQYLIDFDQPEESSAYRNAIGAIEKLPTPPSLPGFLGKPILNAATLMKDDNSVLNMPNHTVLNHLATSSIKNNVLAVSATTRYHNKYVTTIMYKPTSTDEG
- the MUP3 gene encoding Low-affinity methionine permease; translated protein: MADNHEQRPLLADAASTYTYAPLTDDDEAAVTAKDQPSRSVDDDVLPETSALGRTLSWTSSYMLVMSRVIGSGIFATPGTIFQAAGSPGLSLLLWAVGALVAAAGLAVALEYGCMLPRSGGQKVYLEFTYRHPRFLASTLVAVNAVLLGFTASNCVIFSRYVLFAAGRDDAGDGARKALAAGLLSAVTAVHAVAPRLGVRLQDALGWAKMGIVGFMVLCGVYAVALRPAYTGPGTGTGPGGAADALLSWETLWHGSNWSWGVACTALFKVFYSYAGLDNVSNVLNEVRDPVRTLRSVTLTALVTSCALYMLVNVAYFLVVPLDDIRGSGELVAALFFERIFGQDVGRKVLPLAVALSAVGNVLVVAFAMARLKQEIARQGFLPFSDVLSSTKPFNSPLGGLLVNYVPSLLVIVLPPSSEVYSFILEVEGYTGQIFGLATGLGLLWLRYKRPNLKRPFKAWMSAVVLRLLLGVGLLAAPFFPPADKYKGGLFYATYAIVGVSTIVGSIAYWYVWTVAVPRWRGYRLEEETTILTDGTSVTKLVHKRK
- the asaB_2 gene encoding Hydroxylase/desaturase asaB, which encodes MAAAAVQTPLVLSTNTTPQVLQRARERSVPKHDVTTTLKYHKDNEDGSPPHPSYAGRAETFERPFEPHQVTVRDIAGEEANYTLDRNGFQVHSHIATEKAFADDDQIKSSYYPETEQLLKDVTGASKVFIFDHTIRRQPPGATADRALRGPVQRVHIDQSYSAALSRVPHHLPGEAERLLRGRVQIINVWRPISTIERDPLAVAEATSVSDADLVVTELIYPNRRGETYAVRHSPGHRWFYRSGLEPGQVLLIKCFDSKTDGRARRVPHTAFEDAAAREDAPARESIEVRALVFHEHDTD